A region of Alteromonadaceae bacterium 2753L.S.0a.02 DNA encodes the following proteins:
- a CDS encoding TM2 domain-containing membrane protein YozV gives MEHNNSHSLVLGYIAWIFGFIGAHRFYFGKPITGTIWFFTCGLFFIGWIIDLFLIPSMEREADRSYLEGEIDYSIAWLLLFFVGFFGVHRMYMGKWLSGLIYLLTFGLFGLGVLYDYWTLNGQIDELNEYRRDYAVG, from the coding sequence ATGGAACACAATAACTCGCATTCATTAGTGTTGGGCTACATCGCGTGGATTTTTGGATTTATCGGAGCTCACCGTTTTTACTTCGGTAAACCTATAACAGGTACTATTTGGTTTTTTACCTGCGGTTTATTTTTTATCGGATGGATCATCGATTTATTTTTAATTCCAAGTATGGAGCGTGAAGCTGATCGAAGTTATTTGGAAGGAGAGATCGATTACAGCATCGCCTGGCTCTTGCTGTTTTTCGTAGGTTTTTTCGGTGTACATCGCATGTACATGGGCAAGTGGCTTTCCGGCTTGATTTACCTACTTACCTTTGGCCTGTTCGGGCTGGGTGTGCTCTATGATTATTGGACCTTAAATGGACAGATCGACGAGCTAAATGAATATCGTCGTGATTACGCAGTGGGTTAG
- a CDS encoding N-carbamoyl-L-amino-acid hydrolase codes for MTFKINLDRVKNDIYTIGRYGYNAEDQGVYRQGFTDEDIKARAWLQQQFDAEGLVSDMDGAGNVIGRWGSSDNKALIIGSHLDSVPAGGMFDGVLGVVAGFECIRVIKENNIPLKHAVEVIATSEEEGRFGGMLGAQALSGDLKLDWLERAKDAGGEMLRDAMARYHMPYHKAMEAARDPNDLIGFLELHIEQGPVLEQTGNTIGVVEGISGVFKWKVKLIGKADHAGTAPMNLRSDAFMGVADFAHEIARIIDEEGTDKSRLTIGSVELKPGFAHTVPGKAEFTLVGRDMSESVMTAIADSCRKVLSAIARRHKLMFEYEQMSWLAPRHCSPEMMELLQKHSQAMDFKTLVMPSGAGHDAQFFTDITPTGLLFVPSVGGVSHAPDEWTHWHDVEKGCNVLLNAVLELVAK; via the coding sequence ATGACATTCAAAATTAATCTCGATCGCGTAAAAAACGACATCTATACCATTGGACGCTACGGCTACAATGCTGAAGATCAGGGCGTGTATCGTCAGGGTTTTACCGACGAAGACATTAAAGCGAGAGCCTGGCTGCAACAACAATTCGATGCTGAAGGGCTTGTGAGTGATATGGATGGTGCCGGTAATGTTATTGGTCGTTGGGGCAGCTCGGATAATAAGGCGCTGATTATCGGTTCACACCTGGATTCGGTGCCTGCTGGCGGAATGTTTGATGGCGTTCTGGGAGTGGTAGCAGGATTTGAATGTATTCGGGTAATCAAAGAAAACAACATTCCACTAAAACATGCGGTAGAAGTCATTGCCACCAGTGAGGAAGAAGGGCGTTTTGGAGGAATGTTGGGTGCACAAGCTCTTTCCGGAGATTTAAAACTTGATTGGCTAGAGCGTGCTAAAGATGCTGGCGGAGAAATGCTACGTGATGCGATGGCTCGCTACCATATGCCGTACCATAAGGCGATGGAAGCCGCGCGTGACCCCAACGACCTTATCGGTTTTCTGGAATTACATATTGAACAGGGGCCGGTACTGGAACAAACCGGCAACACAATCGGTGTGGTGGAGGGTATTAGTGGCGTTTTTAAATGGAAGGTTAAGCTTATTGGCAAAGCCGACCATGCGGGAACAGCACCCATGAATCTGCGCAGTGATGCCTTCATGGGGGTTGCGGATTTCGCGCATGAAATTGCCCGCATTATTGATGAAGAAGGCACCGATAAAAGCCGTCTTACTATTGGAAGCGTCGAGTTGAAACCGGGTTTTGCGCACACAGTGCCGGGCAAAGCGGAATTTACACTGGTGGGGCGCGACATGTCTGAATCGGTAATGACAGCCATTGCTGACAGTTGCCGCAAGGTCCTCTCGGCCATCGCCCGGCGACATAAATTAATGTTTGAATATGAGCAAATGAGCTGGCTGGCTCCGCGTCATTGTTCTCCTGAAATGATGGAGTTGCTGCAGAAACATTCACAAGCCATGGACTTTAAAACCCTCGTTATGCCGAGCGGTGCCGGTCACGATGCGCAGTTTTTTACCGATATCACACCGACAGGATTATTGTTCGTTCCCAGTGTTGGAGGGGTTAGCCATGCTCCCGATGAATGGACCCACTGGCACGACGTGGAAAAGGGTTGCAATGTGCTGTTGAATGCGGTGCTAGAGTTGGTCGCTAAATGA
- a CDS encoding asparagine synthase (glutamine-hydrolysing), whose translation MCGIAGVMCASKQQTISSQLLVNMAAIQYHRGPDGFGYQNLDAQGVGFSHARLSIIDLNENRARQPFLSQDANLLLAHNGEFYDYQRIRARLTADGARFVTKSDSEIILHLFPRFGIDKTLEQLRGEFAFALYEKNNETLYLVRDRFGIKPLYWTQTGDSVVFGSELKVLFAHPDVKREFSSQGIFHQLMQTMVPGTTAFKDIHQVKPGHVVRIQRRDGRLIIDEQKYWDLDFPLEHERKNISEGEAIEQVREGLLNAVALRLEADVPVGSYLSGGIDSCAIIGLASACRQGPVKAFTIGFDDKAYDESAIAQEMAQSCGADQDIMRLSGNELYGHFKETLWHTERTIYNTLAVAKFLMSRHVNENKYKVVMTGEGSDELFGGYPAFRRDMFLHGLDSLNVKDKADWQSLLDQSNAIFTGAMLSKEQIDDPALHFKVGFTPSCLQPWLACIPSVPGLLADDIRHELRDYDAGAAIAETFDEDQLRGRHALDKAQYVWCKTMLEGQILTWGGDRVDMANSMEARPAFLDHHLAAMAVQLPPQYRIKGRTEKWVLREAMKGILPEVLYKREKFAFMAPPAHTDELKWQQMKQLANEYLSEENIAQAGLLSFEGVQQMFARHDLPETSAAERVQMDALINHLLGVQILHEHFIATDVPKLAAERAAQLGWAA comes from the coding sequence ATGTGTGGTATTGCCGGCGTGATGTGCGCCTCGAAACAACAAACAATATCTTCCCAGCTCTTGGTGAATATGGCTGCAATTCAGTATCACCGCGGGCCTGATGGATTTGGTTATCAAAACTTGGATGCTCAAGGAGTCGGTTTCAGCCATGCGCGGCTTTCAATTATTGATCTTAATGAGAATCGTGCCAGGCAACCTTTTTTAAGTCAGGACGCCAACCTTTTGTTAGCTCACAACGGAGAGTTCTACGATTACCAGCGCATTCGTGCCCGGCTTACAGCCGACGGCGCTCGCTTTGTCACAAAAAGTGATTCAGAAATAATTTTGCATTTATTTCCACGTTTTGGAATAGACAAAACCTTGGAGCAACTTCGCGGTGAATTTGCATTTGCGCTCTACGAAAAAAATAACGAAACCCTTTATCTGGTGCGAGACCGCTTCGGAATTAAACCGTTGTATTGGACACAAACCGGCGACTCAGTGGTATTCGGGTCTGAATTGAAGGTTTTATTTGCGCACCCGGATGTAAAACGGGAGTTTTCGTCCCAGGGTATTTTCCACCAATTGATGCAAACTATGGTACCGGGCACAACAGCTTTTAAAGATATCCACCAGGTGAAGCCTGGCCACGTGGTACGCATTCAACGTCGCGATGGCAGGTTAATTATCGACGAACAGAAATACTGGGATCTGGATTTTCCTCTCGAACACGAACGCAAAAATATATCTGAAGGTGAAGCCATTGAGCAGGTGCGAGAGGGTTTATTGAATGCCGTTGCATTGCGCCTGGAAGCTGATGTGCCCGTTGGGAGTTATCTTTCCGGAGGAATCGATTCTTGCGCAATTATTGGTTTAGCATCTGCGTGTCGTCAGGGTCCAGTAAAAGCTTTTACTATTGGCTTTGATGACAAGGCTTATGACGAAAGCGCAATCGCGCAGGAAATGGCACAGAGCTGCGGTGCCGATCAGGATATTATGCGACTCTCGGGTAATGAGTTGTATGGGCATTTTAAGGAAACTCTATGGCACACCGAGCGCACGATTTACAATACTCTGGCAGTCGCGAAATTTTTAATGAGCCGCCATGTTAACGAAAATAAATATAAGGTAGTAATGACCGGCGAAGGATCAGATGAGCTATTCGGTGGCTACCCGGCCTTTCGGCGTGATATGTTTCTGCACGGCCTTGATTCACTGAACGTGAAAGACAAAGCTGACTGGCAATCGTTACTCGACCAGAGTAACGCCATTTTTACCGGTGCAATGCTCTCCAAAGAACAAATTGATGATCCTGCACTGCATTTTAAAGTTGGCTTTACGCCAAGCTGTTTGCAGCCCTGGCTCGCGTGTATTCCAAGTGTGCCGGGATTGCTCGCAGATGACATTCGCCATGAATTGCGGGATTACGATGCCGGTGCCGCTATCGCAGAGACTTTTGATGAAGACCAATTACGTGGTCGCCACGCACTCGATAAGGCGCAGTATGTGTGGTGCAAAACCATGCTCGAAGGCCAGATTCTGACCTGGGGTGGCGATCGCGTCGATATGGCAAACTCGATGGAAGCTCGCCCGGCGTTTCTCGATCACCATTTGGCTGCCATGGCCGTGCAGTTGCCACCGCAATATCGCATTAAGGGCCGCACCGAAAAATGGGTATTGCGCGAAGCAATGAAAGGTATTTTGCCCGAGGTATTGTATAAGCGCGAAAAATTTGCCTTTATGGCGCCCCCTGCCCATACCGACGAACTCAAGTGGCAGCAGATGAAGCAATTGGCCAACGAATATCTGAGCGAGGAAAACATTGCACAGGCGGGGCTACTGAGCTTTGAGGGTGTGCAGCAAATGTTTGCCCGGCATGACCTACCCGAAACTTCGGCCGCTGAACGGGTTCAAATGGATGCACTGATTAACCATTTGCTGGGCGTACAAATACTGCATGAACACTTTATTGCTACTGATGTACCGAAACTTGCTGCTGAGCGCGCTGCACAGTTAGGTTGGGCGGCGTAG
- a CDS encoding aspartate carbamoyltransferase catalytic subunit, giving the protein MVKQKTSSHAATGEQSHAVNRERPEVYGNAHPKALLRAIMEEGDHLLPLENQHVLCSDQFDQQTLLQLFRLAAKYEANPERFRTPLQGKILISAFYEPSTRTRLSFESAWHRLGGDIMSITDRSTTGIAKGESLGDVGEMFNNYADCVVLRDTRAESLTEMKNSLRIPIINAGNGVDEHPTQAMADIYTIFKWRPELILKDIEESRKIRIGIIGVPHKMRTVHSLLKIFSVFPYAFSEVLIFSNEPESNDDSLLQKMRDRGLNVNFASQRFEQEVATLDVVYINAIAWVGDSYETYGNEFKLDASTPLKKGAIVLHPLARGEELSVDLDNTEHNWYFSQARGAVFVRMALLTCLVHRKGRVLDVV; this is encoded by the coding sequence ATGGTGAAACAAAAAACTTCTAGCCATGCTGCTACTGGTGAACAATCTCACGCAGTAAATAGAGAGCGCCCCGAAGTGTATGGCAATGCACATCCTAAAGCGCTGTTACGCGCCATTATGGAAGAGGGTGATCATTTATTGCCTCTGGAGAATCAACATGTGCTCTGTTCTGACCAGTTTGATCAGCAAACTCTGCTACAGTTGTTTCGCCTCGCTGCCAAATACGAAGCGAATCCGGAACGTTTTCGAACCCCTTTGCAAGGCAAAATATTGATAAGTGCGTTTTACGAACCCAGTACGCGCACGCGACTGTCCTTTGAAAGCGCCTGGCATCGCCTCGGCGGCGATATTATGTCGATTACCGACAGGTCCACCACGGGGATTGCCAAGGGTGAATCGCTCGGCGATGTGGGCGAGATGTTTAATAACTACGCAGACTGTGTGGTACTGCGAGACACTCGTGCAGAATCGCTCACCGAAATGAAAAATTCGCTGCGTATTCCTATCATTAACGCAGGTAACGGTGTTGATGAACACCCAACCCAAGCGATGGCCGATATCTACACTATTTTCAAATGGCGGCCAGAACTCATTCTTAAAGATATTGAAGAAAGCCGAAAAATTCGCATTGGCATTATTGGTGTGCCCCATAAGATGCGCACTGTACACAGTTTGTTGAAAATATTTTCAGTGTTTCCTTATGCATTCTCTGAAGTGTTGATATTTAGTAATGAACCAGAATCGAACGACGATTCCCTACTGCAAAAGATGCGCGATCGCGGTTTAAATGTGAATTTTGCATCTCAGAGATTCGAACAAGAAGTTGCGACACTGGACGTGGTGTATATCAATGCAATCGCGTGGGTTGGCGACAGTTATGAAACTTACGGTAATGAATTTAAGTTGGATGCATCGACGCCATTAAAAAAGGGCGCAATTGTATTGCACCCTCTGGCGCGCGGTGAGGAACTGTCCGTGGATTTGGATAACACCGAACATAACTGGTATTTCTCCCAGGCGCGTGGCGCAGTATTTGTTCGCATGGCCTTGCTCACTTGTCTTGTGCATCGTAAAGGCCGTGTGCTAGACGTTGTCTAG
- a CDS encoding Na+/proline symporter, whose product MDIALSPQIAAVILLFFGLLWVGFGYYLGRSNNTLEDYMLAGRNVGLAFASATAMATWVTSNTTMTAPQLTFQLGVWGMVGYSLGAVGLLLFAPLAARIKTLLPHGFTSGDFIRRRYGVLAWRIFLIISLFYALGWLISLGMAGGILVNALSGLPYHLGMSIILLVCVSYTLLGGLRAVIATDFIQTLIIIIGVVVIAFLVIDKVGFEAMHSKLTEDHPQLLNLLFPAAIMFLFNNLLFGVGEIFHSNVWWSRAFAFRDKTGAKAYVLAGICWLPIPIVAGFVALAAPVLGIPVPSADMVGPLVAGKILGTLGAIIVFIVVFSALASSLDSLLAATADLITQDIYRGHINKNASEVHYFKASKMIVILLGLLTWLLCLPKLATLASLLYFTGAFVASAIWPIVFGLYFRWPGKLAASGAMVAGTCIGLWSYFYIGFYVAALVSCGVSLVVMLLLSGMARETFDFNQLQKAES is encoded by the coding sequence ATGGATATCGCACTGTCTCCGCAAATCGCTGCGGTAATTTTGCTATTTTTTGGGCTTCTCTGGGTGGGCTTTGGCTACTATCTTGGACGAAGCAATAATACCCTTGAAGATTACATGCTGGCGGGTAGAAATGTTGGCCTTGCATTCGCTTCAGCAACGGCTATGGCGACCTGGGTGACCAGCAACACAACCATGACTGCGCCGCAACTGACCTTCCAGCTGGGGGTGTGGGGCATGGTGGGCTATTCGCTGGGGGCGGTGGGTTTACTTTTGTTTGCGCCACTTGCGGCTCGAATAAAAACATTATTGCCGCATGGATTTACCTCGGGTGATTTTATACGTCGTCGTTACGGTGTGCTGGCCTGGCGGATCTTCCTGATTATTTCGTTGTTTTACGCGCTGGGCTGGCTCATAAGCTTGGGCATGGCAGGGGGTATTCTGGTTAATGCCTTGAGCGGCCTGCCTTACCACCTCGGAATGAGTATTATTCTCCTGGTTTGTGTGAGCTATACCTTACTGGGTGGCTTGCGTGCCGTGATTGCTACCGATTTTATACAAACGCTGATAATTATTATTGGTGTGGTTGTGATCGCGTTTCTGGTAATCGACAAGGTTGGCTTTGAAGCCATGCACAGCAAATTAACCGAGGATCATCCACAATTATTAAATTTGCTGTTCCCCGCTGCCATCATGTTTTTATTCAACAATTTGTTATTCGGTGTTGGGGAAATATTTCACTCCAACGTGTGGTGGTCTCGTGCATTTGCCTTCCGCGATAAAACCGGCGCTAAAGCCTATGTTTTAGCGGGAATCTGTTGGTTACCTATCCCTATCGTTGCTGGTTTTGTTGCACTTGCTGCACCGGTACTGGGTATTCCTGTGCCCTCAGCCGATATGGTCGGCCCATTGGTGGCCGGCAAAATTCTGGGTACTCTCGGCGCAATTATTGTTTTTATCGTCGTGTTTTCAGCACTGGCTTCAAGTTTAGACTCGCTGCTTGCGGCAACCGCAGATTTAATTACACAAGATATTTACCGCGGTCATATCAATAAAAACGCGAGCGAAGTTCATTACTTTAAAGCGAGCAAAATGATTGTAATTTTGCTGGGCCTGTTAACTTGGTTATTGTGCCTACCAAAATTAGCGACTTTGGCATCTCTCCTATATTTCACCGGTGCGTTTGTTGCAAGTGCGATATGGCCTATTGTCTTCGGCTTGTATTTTCGCTGGCCTGGAAAATTGGCGGCCAGTGGCGCAATGGTAGCCGGTACCTGTATAGGTTTGTGGTCTTATTTTTATATTGGTTTTTACGTTGCGGCTCTTGTTTCGTGCGGAGTTTCTTTAGTGGTGATGCTACTCTTAAGTGGAATGGCTCGAGAAACATTCGACTTTAATCAATTACAGAAAGCGGAGTCATAA
- a CDS encoding 23S rRNA (cytosine1962-C5)-methyltransferase — protein MSQVNIGLGVIRLKKNEERRIKAGHLWVYSNEIDVVKTPLKNIEPGSQVRVETHSGQLMGIAYVNPNSLICARIISRNEHMLDSSLLVHRLKIALGLREKLFRQPYYRLVYGESDLLPGLVVDRFGEHLSVQTTTLGMDLLTEEIIAALEKVVKPKSILLRNDSSSRQFENLDQELRVAFGEPPERVLLIENGVSFETPLHDGQKTGWFYDQRPNRAWLRDIVQDKRVLDVFSYVGAFGIQALAFGAREVWCADASASALDMAERNASINHAADKLTTLQGDAFESLKALKDNNERFDVVVVDPPAFIKRKKDLAEGTNAYRRINELAMRLLNKDGFLLAGSCSMHLARESLHEVVRASGRHLDRHVQILAEGMQGADHPVHPSIPETRYLKAILARVVRV, from the coding sequence ATGTCTCAGGTGAATATCGGGTTGGGCGTAATCCGGCTCAAGAAAAACGAAGAACGTCGCATTAAAGCGGGCCATCTCTGGGTTTACAGCAATGAGATTGATGTCGTAAAAACACCTTTAAAAAATATTGAGCCTGGGAGCCAGGTTCGTGTCGAAACTCACAGCGGGCAACTTATGGGTATTGCCTACGTGAATCCAAATTCATTGATTTGTGCGCGCATCATTAGCCGCAACGAGCACATGCTCGATAGCTCGCTGTTGGTCCATCGCCTTAAAATCGCGTTGGGACTGCGTGAGAAATTATTTCGGCAGCCTTATTACCGCTTGGTTTACGGGGAAAGTGATTTATTGCCGGGCTTAGTGGTCGATCGCTTTGGGGAACACTTGAGCGTGCAGACCACGACTTTGGGAATGGACCTTCTCACTGAAGAAATTATTGCCGCGCTTGAAAAAGTAGTAAAACCAAAGTCTATTTTATTGCGTAATGACAGTAGTTCGCGGCAATTTGAAAATCTTGATCAGGAACTTAGAGTAGCGTTTGGTGAACCGCCTGAGAGAGTGCTATTGATTGAAAATGGTGTGAGTTTTGAAACACCTTTACACGATGGACAAAAAACCGGTTGGTTTTACGATCAGCGTCCCAACAGAGCATGGTTACGTGACATTGTGCAAGATAAACGAGTACTGGATGTATTCAGCTATGTGGGTGCTTTTGGAATACAGGCGTTAGCCTTCGGTGCGCGAGAGGTTTGGTGTGCCGATGCCTCGGCTAGCGCATTGGATATGGCGGAACGAAACGCATCAATTAACCATGCAGCGGACAAACTCACTACCTTGCAGGGTGATGCCTTTGAATCTCTCAAAGCGCTTAAAGACAACAACGAGCGATTCGATGTTGTCGTCGTCGATCCCCCCGCATTTATCAAACGTAAGAAAGATCTTGCGGAGGGCACGAATGCGTATCGGCGTATTAATGAGTTGGCGATGCGTTTATTAAACAAAGATGGTTTTTTATTAGCTGGATCTTGTTCCATGCACTTGGCTAGAGAAAGTTTGCATGAGGTGGTGCGTGCAAGCGGTCGCCACTTGGACCGGCACGTGCAAATCCTAGCGGAAGGCATGCAGGGCGCAGATCATCCCGTGCACCCCAGTATTCCAGAAACCCGCTATCTTAAGGCTATTCTGGCGCGAGTTGTGCGCGTTTAA
- a CDS encoding 23S rRNA (adenine2030-N6)-methyltransferase: MLSYRHAFHAGNHADVLKHTSLTLILQKMLQKDKSFCYIDTHAGAGIYNLRDAMAEKNREYLTGVKKIQRCNTPESLAGYFDVLERFTENDRYPGSPAIAAALLRPQDKLHFFELHNTEYANLQASLGSDKRANLYHRDGIEGALALSPPTPRRGFILIDPPFEQATEYSAITRLVSELHRKWPVGVIAIWYPLLAKLRNRAPAMLASIKKTNPKSLFCAELWIKPQAQEYGMHGSGLALINLPWQVDEQLQMLLPALNEQLSGGDGGCRAEWLIAPQ; the protein is encoded by the coding sequence ATGCTCAGTTATCGTCACGCCTTCCATGCGGGTAACCATGCCGATGTTTTAAAACACACCAGCCTTACGCTCATACTTCAAAAAATGCTGCAGAAAGATAAATCTTTCTGTTATATCGATACTCACGCCGGAGCCGGTATATACAATCTGCGCGATGCCATGGCAGAAAAAAACCGTGAATATCTAACCGGCGTTAAAAAAATTCAGCGTTGTAATACCCCGGAATCCCTTGCTGGCTATTTTGATGTACTTGAGCGTTTTACCGAAAATGACCGCTACCCTGGCTCACCAGCCATTGCCGCTGCGCTTTTACGACCCCAGGATAAGCTGCACTTTTTTGAACTGCACAATACAGAGTATGCAAATTTGCAGGCGTCTCTCGGCTCAGATAAACGAGCGAATCTGTATCATCGCGATGGAATTGAAGGTGCACTGGCGCTTAGCCCTCCGACGCCACGACGCGGTTTTATATTGATTGACCCCCCTTTTGAACAAGCAACTGAATATTCAGCGATAACCCGGCTCGTAAGCGAATTGCATCGTAAATGGCCGGTTGGTGTTATCGCGATTTGGTATCCATTACTTGCCAAATTACGCAATCGTGCACCTGCAATGCTTGCGAGCATAAAAAAAACCAACCCCAAGAGTTTATTTTGTGCTGAGCTATGGATAAAACCGCAAGCCCAGGAATACGGCATGCATGGTAGTGGCCTCGCACTAATTAATTTACCCTGGCAAGTGGACGAACAACTGCAAATGCTATTGCCAGCCCTTAACGAGCAATTATCGGGTGGCGACGGTGGTTGTCGTGCTGAGTGGCTCATTGCACCGCAATAA
- a CDS encoding aspartate kinase: MHTVEKIGGTSMNDYNSVRDNIVFNHNGSPYNRMFVVSAYGGVTNSLLEHKKSGEPGIYALFASGMKDDSWLKKLNDVALEFQTINRSLFGEGELLQKANQFISERMEGARQCLQDLHRLCQHGHFSMENHLATVREMLASIGEAHSAWNTVQLLQRDGINACFVDLTGWRCETHLTLDDHICQAIQGLDLDTQLPIVTGYAHCDTGLMSTFDRGYSEMTFSRLAVLSGASEAVIHKEFHLSSADPKLVGEANAVPIGRTNYDVADQLANLGMEAIHPKAAKGLRQKNIPLRVKNTFEPDHEGTLITKDYVSDSPRVEIIAGCKGVYALEVFDQNMTGAVHKYDTEIMAAIKRFKAHIISKDINANTVTHYLSTNPKTIKRICEVIGEKFPEAELNEQMVAVVSAIGTDLKVPGILAATVQAVARENISVLAVHQSMRQVDMQFMVAEDDYETTVRSLHQALVEVHQHGRAISFAL; this comes from the coding sequence ATGCACACAGTCGAAAAAATCGGCGGCACCTCAATGAATGATTACAACTCTGTGCGAGATAACATTGTTTTCAATCATAACGGGTCGCCCTACAACCGCATGTTCGTGGTGTCCGCGTATGGGGGGGTTACCAACAGCTTATTGGAGCACAAGAAGAGCGGTGAGCCAGGTATCTACGCCTTATTTGCTAGCGGTATGAAAGACGATAGCTGGTTAAAAAAGCTCAACGATGTTGCGCTTGAATTTCAAACCATTAATCGTTCACTCTTTGGTGAGGGTGAGTTGCTGCAAAAGGCCAACCAATTCATAAGCGAACGAATGGAAGGCGCGCGCCAATGCCTGCAGGATTTACACCGCTTGTGCCAGCACGGCCATTTTTCCATGGAAAATCACCTGGCAACGGTTCGGGAAATGCTTGCCAGTATTGGCGAAGCCCACAGCGCCTGGAATACCGTTCAATTGCTGCAACGCGATGGTATTAATGCCTGTTTTGTCGATTTAACCGGTTGGCGCTGTGAAACCCACTTGACGCTGGATGATCACATTTGTCAGGCCATTCAGGGGTTGGATCTGGACACACAACTGCCCATAGTAACCGGCTACGCCCACTGCGATACGGGGCTGATGTCGACATTCGACCGCGGTTACAGCGAAATGACATTCAGTCGTTTGGCGGTGCTGAGTGGTGCCAGTGAAGCCGTAATTCACAAAGAATTCCACTTGAGTAGCGCTGACCCCAAATTGGTCGGCGAAGCAAACGCCGTCCCTATAGGCCGTACCAATTACGATGTAGCTGATCAATTGGCCAATTTGGGAATGGAAGCCATTCACCCGAAAGCGGCTAAAGGCCTGCGGCAGAAAAATATTCCGTTGCGCGTAAAAAATACCTTCGAGCCCGATCATGAAGGTACACTTATTACCAAAGATTACGTTAGCGATAGCCCGCGAGTGGAAATTATTGCCGGCTGCAAGGGCGTTTACGCTCTGGAAGTGTTTGACCAGAATATGACAGGTGCCGTGCATAAGTACGACACTGAAATAATGGCTGCGATCAAACGCTTTAAAGCACACATTATTTCGAAAGACATCAACGCCAATACCGTTACCCATTATTTGTCTACCAACCCGAAAACCATTAAGCGTATATGCGAAGTTATTGGTGAAAAATTTCCCGAAGCGGAATTGAATGAGCAGATGGTTGCTGTAGTCTCGGCGATAGGTACCGATTTAAAAGTGCCTGGTATTTTGGCTGCGACGGTGCAGGCGGTTGCACGGGAAAATATCAGTGTGCTGGCGGTCCACCAGTCAATGCGTCAGGTGGATATGCAGTTCATGGTCGCGGAAGACGACTACGAAACCACAGTGCGTAGCCTGCATCAGGCGCTGGTCGAAGTACACCAGCATGGTCGCGCGATTAGCTTCGCGCTATAA
- a CDS encoding carbohydrate binding protein with CBM15 domain translates to MGIDTYASGDASATLSVDSGNLVLTPTWDVVSDTVTQNVSIRGLLPDYPVDITGGSLMVRYHLPDAYVQDGNLSFQPHAFTSAWAYVGLGEHNVTYDVDGDGWGILKIDNLPAGTDITRLGIQVKANGMAGDVTGSISFDYLVLTLADDTVVTTPPTQSVDLTANWNNDYQTQPVISYDANGVVVSHDWSSGNGKAQAILPSTVDFEGAQLEMVINVDPEYDGEALALQLYVQQNSGSYSGAYAGWTMGITSGDYTLSHTFTGTPADIGRVGVELIDIDGSLATGGLTAPFTIKSVTITYP, encoded by the coding sequence ATGGGAATCGATACCTACGCATCGGGCGATGCTTCGGCAACACTGTCGGTTGACAGCGGAAACCTGGTGCTAACCCCCACTTGGGACGTTGTAAGCGATACAGTGACTCAAAACGTGTCCATACGCGGGCTTTTGCCTGATTATCCGGTAGACATAACTGGTGGCAGTTTAATGGTCCGTTATCACCTCCCCGATGCCTACGTGCAGGATGGCAACTTAAGTTTTCAGCCGCATGCATTTACCAGTGCTTGGGCTTATGTGGGCTTGGGAGAACACAACGTGACTTACGATGTCGACGGCGACGGATGGGGAATTCTAAAAATTGACAACTTGCCCGCAGGTACCGACATCACCCGCCTCGGTATTCAAGTCAAAGCAAATGGTATGGCGGGTGACGTTACTGGTTCCATCAGTTTCGACTATCTAGTCCTTACCCTCGCCGATGACACAGTGGTCACTACACCCCCAACACAATCGGTAGACCTCACTGCAAACTGGAACAATGACTATCAAACCCAGCCTGTCATTAGCTATGACGCGAATGGCGTTGTAGTTAGCCACGACTGGAGCAGTGGTAACGGTAAGGCGCAGGCGATTCTGCCCAGCACCGTTGATTTTGAAGGCGCGCAGCTGGAAATGGTTATCAATGTCGACCCAGAGTACGATGGTGAAGCTCTCGCACTGCAACTGTATGTGCAGCAAAACAGCGGTTCCTACTCTGGCGCTTATGCAGGCTGGACTATGGGCATTACGAGCGGTGATTACACCCTTAGCCACACCTTTACGGGTACTCCAGCAGATATCGGCCGGGTAGGAGTTGAATTGATAGATATCGATGGCAGCCTCGCAACGGGTGGTCTCACGGCACCATTCACAATCAAGAGCGTGACTATCACTTACCCGTAA